The stretch of DNA GTACATAGACGAAACCAGAAATTCAATAGCgacatgattttataaaaaaaaatgcttaattTTTTACTCTTGGTAGAATAACATCACCGGGAAATCCTTCACTAATAAATAGGCCTGGGgaaaaaagtaaagaagattTCGTCCCACCGATCAGTTCATGCTCAAGGGGTGAATATTTGCAAGGCTTAACCCCAAACTACTCTAGACAGGTATTCTAATTACCGGGGTCTTACAAGGAAACTATTCCCCTGTCCATTAAGAGGTCATACCTGCACGACCTATGGAGAGGATCCAGCTTTCTGCATGCCGGTTTGGGAGAGGGTTCATGTATGAAACTGGAATTATGTATTTTCATTCCATATGTGCTTAAGTAGTGGAATGAGTGAAAAAggaattggaaaaaaaatatatcaagtCAACAAAACAGAAGCATCAGATTGTCTGGTATGGATTAATACAGAATGAGCAACTTTTTAATATCTTATGAACTGAACAAGGAGTGGTGACTTTTTTTATAGCTATATTTATGCATAAGAATCAGGAAAAGATAAAAGGTGGCATACCACTAAACCCATAGTAAAAATCAATATGGATGGTTGTATAATATGACACCAAACCTTTAGATTACCGAAGGTAATTTAGACCAGACAGTAGCTAATTGTCAGATTATCAGATATCATAACTAGTACGGCACATTTCATAGTACCAAGCATATAATTAAGACTTGAGAGGTTGCGCATTGAGGCGAGAAATAGGATTAAGACATAGAATGGAGggaggaagaaagaaaagttcACCTTCCTTATGGAAGAGTCACTAAAAAATTCggcaaattttaataaaatctctTTGCCTCCACCATCAAGAACATCTACCCAGATGCAGGACTTTCCACCTCCAAAATCAGCTTCTGGACCACAATAAATGCTGAAGCATATTATCTCACCATGATCTACAGGAGTTTCTTGTTTGACATCTATCTTGGCTACCTTTGAAGACAATAAAATCAGCAGATAATGTGTGCCACAAACATAAATTAGTTGAATTCATGTCCATAGTCACTAGAGTAAATGAGATAATTGAGCTATATAGACTAGCGAAAATGAATAACCATAATACAGTAAAAACAGTGAAAATATTAATACCTCGGTATCACATGCATGTATAAGATGCCTATACTTTGTTGTGAGCATCTTGGAAACTTCCTCTGCAAGAGATATATTATCAACAACCAGAATATCTTCATAGATACTACAGAGCCTATTCCGAAGGTTGGTTTTGTCAGTACCACCTGCCTGTTTTGCAGATCTTACATTAATTGAATCTTTTGCAATTCCATCCAAGCCATGATCACCATTGACTACAGTGATTTTCTCTTTACTAATTCCAAAAGTAGAGTCGTTACACTGGCGGACCACCTTTTCAGAATCCATAAACACGTTTGATTTGTTTAATACAGAATACTTAACAGGAGATGAGACATGTTCCCGATGGTCCTGCAGTATAATATTCATGTCCCCATTCTTAAAAACAGCCTGGTTCTGACCAAAGGAAGCAACTCCATTAGATGCATTAGAGCAACCATTTTGCCTGTCAAATTTATTTGAGCCgttcatttcctttttgttttctgttaaCTTATCTTTAGCTATAGTCCAGCCTCTACAATCACCACCTGACAAATTTCTACCTACAGTGCTTGCGGAAAATCCATTGTTGCAAGAAGCCACATCCATCATCCTAACTTTCGTTTCACATGAACGCAAAGATTCCAGCTCTTCTTCCTCTGTCACCTCCTCCAGTGTGCCAGTTGATGCATTTGCAATTTTCATAGATGAAATGCAAACTGGAACTTTGCATGGAAAATCACGCTCATACCTCACGCCATTGTATTTATTTAGCGATGTGCCTTTTGGACAGCAAGAGAAACCTGCTCTAGACTGTACAGAATTTCCAAGCACAGAGCTGGTTCGGAGGCCATTGTATGAAACTTGGAATGACTGAATTTTTCTTCTGCAGTTCAGTTCACATCAagcaaccaaaataaaaattccaaTAAATTAACGTAATAGCATTTTATCTATCCATGTTCTGGCTAAGAAAAAGCTCCACCCATAGCCATCTATGGTAAAAAAATACTCTTTCTATCCCTTATTCCACATTTACAAACAAAGCTGCcgataagaaaaaagaaaaagctaaTCCCAGATGAGGGTAACATCCCTAATAACCCATTTCAGGTTCAATAATCAacaaattgttaataaaaaaaacaatacaattAATGTTAATGCGAGGCTCAACCTACAAGGCACTATGACCCATTAGACTGAAAAACACAATCAACATAGCTTACCGTGTGATAAAAAGACATTAGTTtcttaagaaaaaagaagaatacCCAGTTATATAAGATGCAAAATTGAAGATATTAAAGAGATGGGCAAGGTGAAGGCAACGAAAGACATGAACTTTGAAGTGAaatagagagaaagaaagaagggtAAACCGTTGGAGTGACGGAGACGGTAAAagggaagagagagagaaggggCGTGAGAAGCTGCGGCGGCATAAGGGACAGTGTGGCCTCAAAGCAGACACCTCCATTGAGGCAGCAGTCACCTCTCAACCAGTGCTCCCTCCACGCTCAAACAGATTACGAACCATCTACTTaaatatactaatatatataatataatataatataatatgtaatatagttttttaaatataaaaaaaattgaaaaatattggccattaacattattatttaataaaaatatagtaaataCGATTTTATCAGATTGTTTGCCACGTAATCGTGTGATTGGATGGCCGGGATGCCTCTAATAGTGATCGAAATTTCACAAAGAATTATGTGTGTATTTTAAGTGATTATTGTGTTTTTTATGGAATATTTGGTTCAACttacctaatttttttattatagctTTTAGATAAGTCTTATAAATATAGATCatcttctcttttttatttcagCACACTATGTTTGGGttagaatattttaaatttcaacatTGTAAATAAAACCATATGGTTAAAAAGAAGGCCTTCtccgaaaaaaaaattatattttttaataaaaattgttaacaaacagtgataaaaaataaataataaacttaattttagaatgttaaataagttaaataaacCTCCGTAAATCTATCggtcaaaaaatatattatttttaatcaaatttaattgaatttatttaatgattcaGACGTAgtttatgataatattatttgaattatttataatatttgatatatttttgttttaatgttagcTGAGAAACACGTtcgaaatattttaaaataactaaatttacacAGTtatgaaattaagaaattaagataaaaatttaaaaaaatgactaattttaatttttacataaaattaaataaaaaaattatatttaaccttttatagtttaatttaattatgataacGCAGCTCGCATAAATTGTCAAACTAATAGATGACGGGAAAAGGTTCAAGTTGGATCGAAACAAGTgttaaacattttatatatttttagttaagtGTTATTCATTTTAggcttttttttataaaaaataaattatagtattataaatattataatttagcgTTTTTGCAAAAAGGAATGGaagtattattttgttaaacaTAAATTTGCAAAAAGGAATGTGCTTTGGTtgtcttatatttatattttttagttgatGATGGAAAACTCGTTAGTGTTGGATTCGCGTAATTTCGAAAGGATATAAACTTAACTTTCAATCATgttagtataaaaaaaaaattaagttagtAAATTAAACATTGACTTAACAAAAAAAGTTACAGATTAATATAATTTACCTTTTGAGGAAAAAATTTATTGGAAAACATAAACAATTATGcttcttatttaaaaatatatgaaaaaaaattacattttttttacaacaaaaatatacattacataacaaaattgaaaataaataacattagaTTAAACAATAACTTggtgttatttttgtttctccaccaatttATTGACACTGATGTTTAGAATAGAGAATCACATTAAGTAGGCAATTATGAATATGATAGCAATATTTTCATTCTATTATATATCAATATCTAATGCTACTAATCAGTAGATCATGATCAAGGAAAAACATGTAATAGTTCTGATTTTCATCATGACACCAAGTGGCACAATGCTATAGTAAAAAATGTTACAGATTGATTCTCAAACTTCTTTAACAGCTACATTTTCATTCATGGTTCTTAATCTTCTCTAATCCTATACCATTTCAGATTCCTTTTGTCAACTGCATTCTTTGTCCTCCAAAAAAGTATTTGTTGTATTTTGTGTCTTTGCTAAAACATCAATGGCTGTAACCACGTCACTGATCAAAGGTCGAGTATGTGCTTCCTCCTGAATGCACATTGCTGCAACTGCTAGTGCTTGGTGTAGACCCTTTGCTGGGTAGTTCCCTTTTAGCAATGGATCAACCATCGATGTATATTTCGTTCTGTCTTTGAATAGTGGTTGTGCCTGAAAACAAGATGCATTATGAACTCCATTGTTGATCATTTCTGCATATTGGTCTAATAAGCATAAATTTTCCGACTagttgggttaaatatgttttcggtCGGTGTATTTcaatacaaaattgaaattcattcttGTCCCAAACTTTCTTATATTTCAGTCCCAAACTTTGAAGATGAATGGGCATAATCTTCTTAATTCAATGAAGTTAATATTTGTTACGTGTTCATTCAGACTCACATTTTATCTGAAAGTGTTAAATggtataaataacttaaatgtTTGAAATACTATTTAACCCGAAAAAgtttcatttttaatgtttgagaCCAATGTGTATCAAAGTCTGGGACAACGAATTTGAATTTCGTGTAAAAGTCTAAgactaaaaacacatttaacctTTCAAAGTTTCATGACATACCCAAATGACTAAGTTTTGCTCCTCCGATGGTCTTGACTGATCAAGTACTCTTCTTCCTGTGATCATCTCTAGAAATACGACTCCGAAGCTGTATATATCTGATTTTATAGTCAATTGACCAGTTGAGGCATACTCAGGTGCACAATAGCCATAAGTTCCCATCACCCTGGTGGATACATGAGTTTTATCACCAGTTGGACCAAGCTTTGCAAGTCCAAAATCAGAGAGCTTTGGATTGAAGTTTTCATCCAATAGTATGTTTGATGATTTGAAATCACGGTATATCACTGGTGGATTTGCTACCTCATGCAAGTATTCAAGTCCTTTAGCTGCACCTGCTGCTATGTTCATTCTGGTATGCCAATCCAAAGGCTTTCTGTCCTCAGGTAGTTCTgtcaatcatttttcttttgttgttggtCAGATGAAATTTAGCATTCTCGttaccaaaaacaaaacaataggGTAATGTTTTCAAAAGGAAAACATCCATGGTGCCAATTCTAcacattttatttcaaaagtaaTTTGAAAGAACAAAATCTACTTGAAAAGAACATTATGCAAGTTATGGATTCACTGTCATGCCACTACATTTAGTTTAATCATTGCATTTGTGAAGTTTGATACTTGTTCAAACCCCAAAGGAAGGTTCAATAATGACATCTGAATTATTGTCTACTTTAAAGTTTGGAGTTTACATTACGGTTTTGTCATTAAAATATGTATCAGAAAGTTGAAAAGGGAATGTGTGTTTAAATTATTCTTGATTTCAACTCCTAAACAATGTAAAACTATTTATACCAGAATAATTCTCAAAGTGGATTGTGGCTCTCATTTTGTATACGTAATGAATTTCGTGGTATAATTAAGAAGCAGTTACTTACCAAGAAGGTGATCTTCTAAAGAACCATTCGCCATGTACTCGTATACCAAAATCCTTTGTTCACCATCTGCACAATACCCTACCAAATTGACAAGGTTAGGGTGGTGCAAGAGACTCAAAATCAAAACCTCTACAAGAAATTCCCTGTTTCCTTGGAATCCATTCCTGTTAAGTTTCTTCACAGCAACAACCTGCATCAAAGTAACACAGCATCAGAAGGTTACTATAAttgatttcttttctttcttggCACAACATTCATATAGATATGAATTAAAGCTACctgatttatgtttttaatgCGTCCTTTGTACACCCTTCCAAAGCCTCCTTCACCAATCATGTTCTCAGGGTTAAAATTCCCAGTTGCAACACATAGTTCATGATAAGGAAAAGTCTGAGAGGTAATATTCCCTCTTCCCATCTTTGCAATTTCTTGTTGTATGAACTTCCTCTTGCTGTGATCTGCGTGATAAATTGTTCAAGTTTTAACCATTTGTATttatcagagaaaaaaaaaatgtcaagtgTTTGATAAGTCTGAAATCTACTATACAGGCTCACTCTACGACCACTTTGCATCTGCAGCATAGCAATCTAATGATATATTAAATCGAGAAATTTTTtcctgaaaaacaaaaattttgataGGGGCTATGAAAAATACCATGTTTAAAACACATTCTACCACATGATGGCATAGATTTTGCATGATTGAAGTCCCTGCTGCTCCCTCTGAATGCATTCTTGTTAATCTTCTCTGATGATGTGCAACATGAAAAGAAACTCATCTTCCACctctaaatatttgatttgatcTAACCAAACCCACATTTACAGAATTTCAAAGTTGATGCATCTGTTTTCCAAATGCATGCAACCTTTGACACTCCAGAAGTGGCTGAAAATCAATCTGGGATGTATTTTATTCAAACATTTGGTGTGCAGAAACCAAATTGGTCAGAAGTTCTGTTTTCCCAGAAACTTCCCCCCACATGACATGGTTACTTTAGCTTCAATGGTATTCAAAGGCCATAGTTAGGAAAAGAATTATGACTTTGTCAAATATGGTAATAATCTAAAAATGACCGATAAGGATTcacttttctttaatattattatctagaGTTCCTCAATATAGGATTTCATTAAGTGTTTTCTCTTAGCCTGCACTTTATTGTGCCAACCAAAATGGAGGATCACTCCTTTATGAACCTCCTCCAGAATAAATTATTGACAACTATTTTGTATGAATATGAACGGCTTATATCTACTTTGTTTCTTTCCCATCTACCTCccttatattctttttaatcaAGCCTCTacctaatttcttttatgatcAACATAATGttcattttaactttttgaatcacTTAAATGTTCATTAATATACCAACATAATTGAGTTATGCATGATAGATTTCTATAATGGTAACAAAGTTAGctccatgaaaaaaaaagtttaaatatttcttttgtatttttgtcAAAGAAAAGTTATTTGTGACATGAGAAGGCCAAGAAGAAGAGGGAAAACAAATAGCAAGACCTTATTTTTAGTCTTACGAAGATTAGTGTGTTATCAGATCCTCCAAAATTATGATCACCAAAATTGATCctttaaaaatctaaaatgtCGCTACATTCTTCCTTATCAAGAAATAAGGTggtgatataaaaatataaaattattttgtcttttaatttgaataataacTTATGTTCCAATTCCGATGAAAGTTCGTTCCGATAGCTATCGTCGGGAATAACCATTGCATTTTTGAGGTATTGTCCGCTTTGGAACGTTTGAATTTCATCATGGTTTTATCCTTAAAAAGCACATCAAAGGATGGAGAGAGgtaggtaaaaatatttaaatttcgcTGCTTAATAAACGAGGTAGAATTTATTGGGTACCCGAACAACttaattttttggaaaaataatattCCAATAGTCTAGTTTTTGAAGGAGCAATTTGTTGAAACCAAAGGCAACAAAAAATAGCTGGTCTAAAATGAGCAATAGTGAAGGAGATAGGTTGAGCAGTGTTTGTTCTTAGATGAGTGAAAAGTTGCAGTAATTTAAGTTGTAGGTACTAGATCACCTACTGAGACAGAAGCTGTAAATGATATGGTGATAAAATTTGAGGTGTTTCATTAACATGGCAACTTTTTTTGGGAACCCTTCACCTGCCTCAAACTGTATTCAATGTTTTCATGTACAATTAAATTCACTCCTATCTGCTTATAATTAGTGCTGGAGGGCCACACAGAACTGTTAGGAAACTCGTAACTATTCACTTTTTCTTCACTCACTCGtccatataaaagaaaacagtCATAGGGAAAATGTTTCTTTAAAACATGACACACTTCATAAACTTAACATCAACTTCTGACATAAAAGCCAAAACTCTTTAAAAAATAGAGATAATTTTacgaatttataatatataaataggtactaattttttttacaaactcaTTTATGAGattgaattcaattttttaaaccaTTGAAACCAGGTTATTTTGTCACTTGATctatttgagaattttttttaaacatatattgTTTGGCAAAAAAGTTCACCAATATAAGatttaattagaataaaaatattttaacttgtaCTTTCATTTTCCTACTTATTAACtgaatttaattaagaaaaaaattattcatttgtttttttttatctaaataacaTTATTCTTCCGAACAAAATTTCATTGGTGAAGCTTATCGAATATGAAAAGCTAAAAGCTTCAACTCCGTATCGTTCAATCATGTCGATGCCCCTACTTTCTGGGAAGCAGCGTTTCATAAATCAACACTTATCTTTATTCTACAAACTAATTATGTgtttattattaaagtaaaaaaaaaagtattttaagaaTGCTAATTAAAAccagaaatgaaaaatttaataaaattttgacttaACGAAGTTTCAGattctttaaaatatagaaatatattcactaatttaaatttaattaacattttatttatttatattgtttaactATTGAGTAGTGGAGGAACTTTACAGAGGATACGAGAGACTTtgacttttaatttcttttatatgtaaaaattaatatattaataaaagtatatggAAGATAGTACGATGTTGGAATGtaataaataaagtgaaaattttcattctgTGGAGAAAGATAaagcagagagagagagaggtatTAGATTCTGTCTCAAAGCATTAGCGAATTGACCAAAGGAAGACAAAAAACACGACAATACGAAGGAACGAACAAGTAACAGTattcagaaacaaaaaaaaaaaaaacatcttcaTCTTGATGGTAACTTAGACAATAATTTCTCCGAACTTGCTGCAAAAACTTTAGTTACGCGCTTACTAAAGTGATGACCAGAAGCTCCTATTTATGACGATTCTGAAAATGCGAGAGTGTGGAAGGTGTGAGTGAGAGGCATAGCATGGAATCGGAACAGTGTTACGATGTTTATCTGAATTTGAGAGGGGAAATCCACTACGGCTTCGGCGGAAATCTGTGCAAGGCGCTGCGCGATAAGGGATTCAAGACTATGATGAGCGACGAGAGAATGCAGAGTGGTACCCAAGATTCACCCTTTCTTCTTAGGGCAATCGAACAATCTAGAATCGCCATCGTTGTTTTCTCCAAAGACTACCCACGTTACACTTGGTGTCTGGAGGAGCTTGTCAAGATTGTCGAATGCATGGAGACCAAGAACCAACTGGTTTTCCCAATCTTCTACAAAGTCAAACCCTACTACGTCAGGGAACAGAAGAAATACTACTGCGATGCCTTCGCCAAACACGACAAGAAGTTCGGGGAAAACTCCGAGAAAGTGCAGAAATGGAGGTCTGCTTTGTCTCATGTCGCCAAATTGCATGGACTCATCGCTCGATCTGGGTACGTAAACTTTTCTATTCTAACTCGCATACTTTAATCCAAAACAATTTGAATTACTAGGGTTATTTTAGTTCATTCATTATCTGTTTGTTAAAGTACTAGGTTGTGTTGTGATCTTAATTTGATAGGTATGAATACGAGCATGTTGAAAAGGTTGTGGAAATGGTGACTCGATCGTTGTTTCGGTAcgatatttttatcaattttaggGGATTGGATACTCGTTACTCCTTCACGGGTTTTCTGTATCGAGCATTGTCGCGAGAGAGATTCAAAACCTTCATGGATGATGAAGAGTTGGAAGACGGGGACAAAATTTCATCGTCTCTTATTAAAGCTATCGAATCGTCGAGGCTATCCATAGTTGTTCTTTCTGAAAACTACGCATATTCCTCATGGTGTCTTGCTGAACTTGACACCATCATGGAGTGTAAGAAGACAAAGAATCAGTTGGTGTGGCCAATATTTTACAAAGTGGAACCCAACACTGTGAGGTATCAAAAGAACAGTTATGAAGAAGCCATGGCTAAGCATGAACAAAGATATGGAAGTGAGTGCAGTAAGGTGTTAAAATGGCGACAGAATTTGTCTGAAGTTGCTGGCTTGAAAGGAGTCTCCCTTCAACCTAATCAGTAGGTGTTGTTACATTTTGCTTTACTTGAATAGGAAAATAATAATcatgaaaattgattttttgtttatttattttgtaggtaTGAATTTAAAGTGGTGGAGGAGATTGTGAAAAAAGCCATTGAGAACGATGATGGAAGTTACTCCCGTATAACAGGTCTTGACTACAGTCAAATCATGaacaatgatgatgaaaatgagTTGGCTAATCAGACGGTGGATAATAGAGATTGCATCTCTATATGTAGCCCTAGCTGGAATGAACACACCACTAACAATGATGATGAAGACTG from Vigna unguiculata cultivar IT97K-499-35 chromosome 8, ASM411807v1, whole genome shotgun sequence encodes:
- the LOC114193962 gene encoding probable serine/threonine-protein kinase PBL23 — its product is MSFFSCCTSSEKINKNAFRGSSRDFNHAKSMPSCGRMCFKHDHSKRKFIQQEIAKMGRGNITSQTFPYHELCVATGNFNPENMIGEGGFGRVYKGRIKNINQVVAVKKLNRNGFQGNREFLVEVLILSLLHHPNLVNLVGYCADGEQRILVYEYMANGSLEDHLLELPEDRKPLDWHTRMNIAAGAAKGLEYLHEVANPPVIYRDFKSSNILLDENFNPKLSDFGLAKLGPTGDKTHVSTRVMGTYGYCAPEYASTGQLTIKSDIYSFGVVFLEMITGRRVLDQSRPSEEQNLVIWAQPLFKDRTKYTSMVDPLLKGNYPAKGLHQALAVAAMCIQEEAHTRPLISDVVTAIDVLAKTQNTTNTFLEDKECS
- the LOC114193986 gene encoding uncharacterized protein LOC114193986; the encoded protein is MESEQCYDVYLNLRGEIHYGFGGNLCKALRDKGFKTMMSDERMQSGTQDSPFLLRAIEQSRIAIVVFSKDYPRYTWCLEELVKIVECMETKNQLVFPIFYKVKPYYVREQKKYYCDAFAKHDKKFGENSEKVQKWRSALSHVAKLHGLIARSGYEYEHVEKVVEMVTRSLFRYDIFINFRGLDTRYSFTGFLYRALSRERFKTFMDDEELEDGDKISSSLIKAIESSRLSIVVLSENYAYSSWCLAELDTIMECKKTKNQLVWPIFYKVEPNTVRYQKNSYEEAMAKHEQRYGSECSKVLKWRQNLSEVAGLKGVSLQPNQYEFKVVEEIVKKAIENDDGSYSRITGLDYSQIMNNDDENELANQTVDNRDCISICSPSWNEHTTNNDDEDCFSASSVG